A region from the Arvicola amphibius chromosome 12, mArvAmp1.2, whole genome shotgun sequence genome encodes:
- the LOC119827421 gene encoding pyrin and HIN domain-containing protein 1-like, whose translation MVNDYKKIVLLSGLKGISDHNFKIVKSLLSKELKLNRKAQYAYDRIKIADLMEDKFPKDAGIDALVELYKEIPELEDLADELKREKAKAKRKETEKSIPEAKRHRRDEPSTSQPVSTKHEDSKPGSGRSTRNSQAPRLAPATASKRDQATQVSPETSSRGVQTLQVPPTSASSSAQAPGVFLAIPAKKPRLKTVPEQPSEENGPHRSPKKVMVLKATEPFTYDLRGEKMMFHATVATEVEFFRVKVFDIVLKEKFIPNKVITISNYIGRNGFINIYSATSVSEVNGNQSMDIPTTLRQRANATPKINYLCSKRRGIFVNGVFMVNKRHETKEFICYEIQDNTGMMEVVVYGRLTSVNCNPGNKLRLVCFELTDEGKVHLRSTRHSNMKVIKA comes from the exons ATGGTGAATGACTACAAGAAAATTGTTCTTCTGTCAGGACTAAAGGGTATCAGtgaccataattttaaaatagttaagtcCTTGTTGAGCAAAGAACTAAAACTAAATAGAAAAGCACAATATGCTTATGACAGAATTAAGATCGCTGACTTGATGGAGGACAAGTTTCCAAAAGATGCTGGAATAGACGCACTGGTAGAACTGTATAAAGAGATTCCAGAACTTGAAGACCTTGCTGATGAACTCAAAAGAGAGAAGGCAAAAG ctaaaaggaaagagacagagaaaagcataCCTGAGGCAAAAAGACACAGGCGAGATGAACCCAGTACTTCTCAACCTGTGTCCACCAAACATGAAGATTCAAAACCAGGATCAGGCAGGAGTACACGGAACTCACAG GCTCCCCGGTTAGCTCCAGCAACTGCTTCTAAGAGAGACCAAGCCACTCAAGTATCTCCAGAAACATCATCTCGCGGGGTCCAAACCCTCCAAGTGCCTCCAACCTCAGCATCCAGCAGTGCCCAGGCCCCTGGAGTGTTCCTAGCAATACCAGCCAAg AAACCAAGACTGAAGACTGTACCTGAGCAACCTTCTGAGGAAAATGGTCCCCACCGAAGTCCCAAAAAAGTGATGGTGTTAAAAGCAACAGAACCATTCACATATGAcctgagaggagagaaaatgatgTTCCATGCCACAGTGGCCACTGAGGTTGAATTCTTCAGAGTGAAGGTGTTTGATATTGTCCTGAAGGAGAAGTTCATCCCCAACAAAGTCATTACCATCTCAAATTACATTGGTCGCAATGGcttcataaatatatacagtgCCACCAGTGTGTCAGAGGTAAATGGTAACCAATCTATGGATATCCCAACTACATTAAGACAAAGAGCCAATGCAACACCTAAAATCAATTATCTTTGCTCAAAAAGAAGAGGAATATTTGTGAATGGAGTGTTTATGGTAAATAAG AGACACGAGACGAAGGAGTTCATTTGCTATGAAATCCAAGATAACACAGGGATGATGGAAGTGGTGGTCTATGGACGACTGACCAGTGTTAACTGTAATCCAGGAAATAAACTTAGACTCGTGTGCTTTGAATTAACAGATGAGGGTAAAGTGCACCTGAGATCTACGAGGCACAGCAACATGAAG GTCATCAAGGCTTAG
- the LOC119827055 gene encoding LOW QUALITY PROTEIN: pyrin domain-containing protein 3-like (The sequence of the model RefSeq protein was modified relative to this genomic sequence to represent the inferred CDS: deleted 1 base in 1 codon): MVNEYKRIVLLKGLQCISDYDFRIVKSLLIHDLQLTKKMQDEYDRIKIADLMEEKFQKDAGLSVLIELYQDIPELEDLVDTLRKEMAEVENKSKRKAEHAAIGPSQNESSTSHLVSNTEEDLELGSTMAMPSSKKPEDALTKSPDIVTTQSFQEEHKLSELSTANRCPVVSEPQTPQGLPMTAYSSLQTPLEPPELSHTILTTSQGPSAPFSTSNRTSQVSPVMDSSSIHTSQVMSPVSYSHQDPLKSQKTVPKTVPVFQASPVTMTRAVQTSWTPKATEHSSDQAFPVTPATMTSGYNSPLMSAAALSGSYNTPQVTPATVHSSDQTSQVTPATVPSSVQAFLVTPATTASGYNSPQVSAATVSGSYNTLQVTPAAMPRSFNPPPQSPASWPSNASMQQVSLATTSRSSFATLVSPATPFKKPRLKTVPQQPSQEDGYHQGPKEVMVLKATEIFTYDMGENRMMFHATVATETEFFRVKVFDIVLKEKFIPNKVIVISDYTGHNGFLEIYRASSVSDVNGTNMMDIPLSLRQRANATPKINTICSQRVGTFVNGVFAVYMKIVKDEFIYYGIEDNTGKMEVVVHGQFTNMYCEPGDKLRLFCFELSSGVDTWHLRSGRHSYLQVIRTRRRDMEPPNAHSAMEMYLNSNINTTEQH, translated from the exons ATGGTGAATGAATACAAGAGAATTGTTCTTCTGAAAGGATTGCAGTGTATCAGTGACTATGATTTTAGAATAGTTAAGTCCTTACTGATCCATGACCTACAACTGACTAAGAAAATGCAAGACGAGTATGACAGAATTAAGATTGCTGATTTAATGGAAGAAAAGTTCCAAAAGGATGCTGGATTGAGCGTACTGATAGAACTGTACCAAGATATTCCAGAACTTGAAGACCTCGTTGATACACTTAGAAAAGAGATGGCAGAAG ttgaaaataaaagcaaaagaaaagccgAACACGCTGCAATAGGACCCAGTCAGAACGAATCCAGCACTTCCCACCTTGTCTCCAACACAGAGGAAGATTTGGAACTAGGATCAACTATGGCGATGCCTTCATCAAAG aaaccTGAAGACGCGCTCACCAAATCACCTGACATCGTGACAACACAGTCATTCCAGGAAGAGCATAAACTTTCAGAACTTTCAACAGCCAACAGATGCCCAGTTGTGAGTGAACCACAGACTCCTCAGGGGCTTCCAATGACAGCCTACAGCAGCCTCCAGACTCCCCTGGAGCCTCCAGAACTATCACACACCATATTGACAACATCCCAGGGTCCTTCAGCACCATTTTCCACCAGCAATCGGACTTCTCAGGTGTCTCCAGTGATGGACTCCAGCAGCATCCACACCTCTCAGGTAATGTCACCGGTTTCTTATAGTCATCAAGATCCTCTGAAGTCTCAAAAAACAGTGCCTAAAACTGTCCCAGTCTTTCAAGCAAGCCCAGTAACAATGACCAGGGCTGTCCAGACCTCTTGGACACCTAAAGCAACAGAGCACAGCAGTGACCAGGCCTTTCCAGTGACTCCAGCAACAATGACCAGTGGTTATAATAGTCCTCTGATGTCTGCAGCAGCACTATCTGGCAGTTACAATACTCCTCAGGTCACCCCAGCAACAGTGCACAGCAGCGACCAGACCTCTCAGGTGACTCCAGCAACAGTGCCCAGCAGTGTCCAGGCCTTTCTGGTGACTCCAGCAACAACGGCCAGTGGTTACAATAGCCCTCAAGTGTCTGCAGCAACAGTATCTGGCAGTTATAATACCCTTCAGGTCACCCCAGCAGCAATGCCTAGAAGCTTTAATCCTCCTCCACAGTCTCCAGCATCATGGCCCAGCAACGCTAGTATGCAACAGGTGTCTTTGGCAACAacatccagaagttcctttgctACTTTGGTGTCTCCAGCAACACCATTCAAG AAACCAAGACTGAAGACTGTACCTCAGCAGCCTTCTCAGGAAGATGGTTACCACCAAGGTCCCAAAGAAGTGATGGTACTAAAAGCAACAGAAATATTTACATACGACATGGGAGAAAATAGAATGATGTTCCATGCCACAGTGGCCACTGAGACTGAATTCTTCAGAGTGAAGGTTTTTGACATAGTCCTAAAGGAGAAGTTCATCCCCAACAAAGTCATTGTCATCTCAGATTACACTGGCCACAATGGTTTTCTAGAAATA TACAGAGCCTCCAGCGTATCTGATGTGAATGGCACCAATATGATGGATATTCCACTTTCCCTGAGACAAAGAGCCAATGCAACTCCTAAAATCAATACTATTTGTTCACAAAGAGTGGGGACATTTGTGAATGGAGTGTTTGCCGTGTATATG aaaatagTGAAGGATGAATTCATTTACTATGGAATAGAAGACAACACAGGGAAGATGGAAGTGGTGGTACACGGACAATTTACCAATATGTACTGTGAGCCAGGGGACAAGCTTAGACTCTTCTGCTTTGAATTGAGCTCAGGTGTGGATACGTGGCATCTGAGATCTGGGAGGCACAGTTACTTGCAG GTCATCCGGACTAGGAGGAGAGACATGGAACCACCCAATGCCCATTCAGCGATGGAAATGTACCTAAATTCCAATATAAACACAACTGAACAACATTGA